Proteins encoded together in one Triticum dicoccoides isolate Atlit2015 ecotype Zavitan chromosome 7B, WEW_v2.0, whole genome shotgun sequence window:
- the LOC119339758 gene encoding disease resistance protein Pik-2-like produces MELVVGGSRATMGSLLSKLGRLLSDEYTLIRGVEGDLQYINDELATMQSFLRAYDGSHGDLMKDWMKQIRDITYDIEDCIDDSGNRIRGLRISMRCYCLVNGVYEIFTWWTRRDIASKLSLLKMRAQQIGERRERYGVFNAAESGAGEVHAGSKAPGFDVADNQAPGLLQLVTTREPVGVEDLMKKPHKRVTCIVGFGGVGKTAIATTLYRNAGQEFGHRAVVTVSQSTDLEAILRNIRDQVKLLTSNHEQQDRSEKKNSFVTAAVKGVLGQVSRGSSSVMAAICCRPSNADQEREIDILKQDIAKHLNGNRYLVLIDDVWSQSLLDTIINALPNDENSIIIVTTRFHDVATTQREADIRSVHGLVEEKSKNLFIQAYNESKGSKGVTTRLQTPTPTAKSKEESSKKAASETEDSKYGHNPAESSKQAASESEGRKDGHKNPAESSKQAPSESGGSKNGHSPAESSKQAASESDGSKNGHNPAESSKQAASESEGSKDDPFPEQVWKICGGLPLAIITMAGHVACNPGKEHQYWQKVCEDIFPESRKDGPENLTQEEVSRIVSHCYNDMPAEIQTCSLYLSIFPKGCKISRKRLTRRWIAEGIVCEKDGLGVDVIAETYFNHLIRRKIIQPVEHNGNGKVKKCVVHDMVLELIVRKASEENFITVVGGNWFMQPPSSKVRRLSIQDRDFKHAKDTEKMNLSHVRSLTIFGSLKKQLSSHSFKFGIVQVLDLEGCKDFKQHHIVEICEMLLLKYLSLRKTDTKQLPDNIGKLKNLETLDIRETEVFELPKAVCQLQWLVNILGGNKTTRKALRLPRNLKKKMKALQILSGIEIVEGSSDLRHLTKLRKLAIYKLETMLSSMCLEELRSSIEYLGGCSLQTLIIDDESSDFVKSMDGLTSPPRFLVSLELSGKMIKLPKWIKKLNVLNKLTLSLTALRTDNLRDLSELDALFSLTFCSRGKQEDQQTLAIVAENKMFSKGVITVLAGGFKSLKLLCLSGALLPLLSFSSKAMPELERLEIRYSMLEGILGVKYLAKLEEFHLTSDNKDNEDMMTKEIARELGVLRRIDGKGPRVILHQGPLGMKPSSA; encoded by the exons ATGGAGCTGGTGGTCGGCGGTTCCCGAGCTACCATGGGGTCCCTCCTGTCAAAGCTTGGCAGGCTTCTCTCCGACGAGTACACCCTGATTAGGGGCGTCGAGGGTGACCTCCAATACATCAACGACGAGCTCGCCACCATGCAGTCCTTTCTCCGGGCCTACGATGGAAGCCACGGCGACCTGATGAAGGACTGGATGAAGCAGATCCGCGACATCACCTACGACATCGAGGACTGTATCGACGACTCCGGCAATCGCATCCGCGGCCTGCGCATCAGCATGCGCTGCTACTGCCTCGTCAATGGCGTCTACGAGATCTTCACTTGGTGGACTCGCCGCGACATCGCCTCGAAGCTGTCTCTCCTGAAGATGCGGGCGCAGCAGATCGGCGAGAGACGAGAAAGGTATGGCGTCTTCAATGCAGCGGAGTCTGGCGCAGGCGAAGTCCATGCCGGCAGCAAGGCCCCTGGGTTTGATGTTGCCGACAACCAGGCCCCTGGCCTGCTTCAGCTTGTCACCACAAGAGAACCCGTTGGAGTTGAGGATCTCATGAAGAAGCCCCACAAGCGGGTGACTTGCATTGTGGGGTTCGGAGGCGTGGGGAAGACCGCCATCGCCACCACCTTGTACAGGAACGCCGGGCAGGAGTTCGGCCATCGAGCCGTGGTGACGGTGTCTCAGAGCACCGACCTGGAGGCCATTCTCAGGAACATTAGGGATCAAGTCAAGCTGCTTACCAGCAATCACGAGCAGCAGGACAGGTCAGAGAAGAAGAACAGCTTCGTCACAGCAGCTGTCAAAGGCGTACTGGGTCAGGTCAGCCGAGGCTCGTCATCCGTCATGGCGGCCATATGCTGCAGACCCAGCAACGCCGATCAAGAACGTGAGATTGATATACTCAAGCAAGACATCGCGAAGCACCTGAACGGAAACCG GTACTTGGTCTTAATTGATGACGTATGGTCTCAGTCGTTGCTGGATACAATTATAAATGCACTTCCAAATGATGAGAATAGCATAATAATAGTTACTACACGGTTTCATGATGTTGCTACAACACAAAGAGAAGCCGACATTCGTTCAGTTCATGGTCTAGTGGAAGAGAAATCCAAGAACTTATTTATACAGGCCTACAATGAGTCCAAAGGAAGCAAAGGTGTTACTACACGGCTTCAAACTCCTACTCCAACAGCTAAGAGCAAAGAAG AGTCGTCTAAGAAAGCTGCCTCTGAAACTGAAGATAGCAAATATGGTCACAACCCTGCAGAATCATCTAAGCAAGCCGCCTCTGAGTCTGAAGGAAGAAAAGATGGTCACAAGAACCCTGCAGAGTCATCTAAGCAAGCCCCCTCTGAATCTGGTGGAAGCAAAAATGGTCACAGCCCTGCAGAGTCATCCAAGCAAGCCGCCTCTGAGTCTGATGGAAGCAAAAATGGTCACAACCCTGCAGAGTCATCCAAGCAAGCCGCCTCTGAATCTGAAGGAAGCAAAGATGATCCATTTCCAGAGCAAGTCTGGAAGATTTGTGGGGGGCTGCCATTGGCCATAATTACCATGGCTGGTCATGTGGCTTGCAACCCAGGCAAAGAGCATCAGTATTGGCAGAAAGTTTGCGAAGATATATTTCCAGAATCAAGGAAAGATGGTCCTGAAAACCTAACACAAGAGGAAGTCAGTAGGATTGTTAGCCATTGCTACAATGACATGCCCGCTGAAATCCAGACTTGCTCACTGTATTTGAGCATATTTCCCAAGGGCTGCAAAATCAGCAGGAAACGCTTGACAAGGCGATGGATAGCCGAAGGTATTGTCTGCGAGAAAGATGGGCTGGGTGTAGATGTTATTGCAGAGACATACTTCAATCATCTCATCAGGAGGAAGATCATCCAACCAGTGGAGCACAACGGCAATGGGAAGGTGAAGAAATGTGTAGTTCACGACATGGTTCTTGAGCTCATTGTGAGAAAGGCAAGTGAAGAGAATTTTATCACTGTGGTTGGTGGTAATTGGTTCATGCAGCCGCCTAGTAGCAAGGTGCGTCGGCTGTCCATACAAGACAGGGATTTCAAACATGCAAAGGATACAGAGAAGATGAACTTGTCCCATGTCAGGTCACTAACCATCTTCGGGAGCTTAAAGAAACAACTCTCTTCCCATTCGTTCAAGTTTGGAATTGTACAGGTCCTGGATCTTGAAGGCTGCAAGGATTTCAAACAGCACCATATAGTTGAGATATGTGAAATGCTTCTTCTCAAGTATCTCAGCCTTAGGAAAACTGACACCAAACAACTTCCTGATAACATTGGAAAGCTTAAGAACCTTGAGACGCTGGACATTCGGGAGACAGAAGTTTTCGAGTTACCCAAAGCTGTATGCCAGCTTCAATGGTTGGTAAACATACTTGGTGGGAATAAAACCACACGGAAGGCATTGAGGCTTCCTCGAAATCTGAAGAAGAAAATGAAGGCACTGCAGATACTGTCAGGGATTGAGATTGTTGAGGGGTCATCAGACCTTCGTCATTTGACCAAGCTTAGGAAGCTTGCCATCTACAAGCTCGAAACCATGTTGAGTTCTATGTGTTTAGAGGAGTTAAGGTCCTCTATCGAGTATCTAGGTGGCTGCTCTCTGCAAACCCTAATAATTGATGATGAGTCATCTGATTTTGTCAAATCAATGGATGGTTTGACATCCCCTCCAAGATTCCTTGTTTCCCTTGAGTTGTCTGGCAAGATGATTAAGCTCCCCAAGTGGATAAAAAAACTGAATGTTCTCAACAAGTTAACCCTTTCACTGACAGCTCTCCGGACAGATAACTTGAGGGACCTCAGTGAACTAGATGCATTGTTTTCTCTCACCTTCTGTTCTAGGGGTAAACAAGAGGACCAACAAACACTGGCCATTGTGGCTGAAAATAAGATGTTCTCTAAAGGGGTGATCACGGTGCTGGCTGGAGGATTCAAGAGTCTAAAGCTTCTGTGCCTCTCTGGTGCTCTATTACCTCTGCTGAGCTTTTCAAGTAAGGCTATGCCAGAGCTGGAAAGGCTTGAGATTCGGTACAGCATGCTGGAGGGCATTCTTGGTGTAAAATACCTTGCAAAGCTGGAAGAGTTTCATTTGACATCGGACAACAAAGACAATGAAGATATGATGACCAAGGAGATAGCAAGGGAGCTGGGTGTGTTGAGGAGAATTGACGGCAAGGGGCCCAGGGTAATCCTTCATCAGGGACCGCTTGGGATGAAGCCAAGTTCTGCATGA